The genomic segment GACGGGAAGTGTATGGGTACTTATCCAGTGCAAGAACTCGACGAGATGAAACTGGTAAAACTGATGGTGGGACGTTCTTTCTCTGAAACCTTCCCTCCTCGAGGTAGAGAGAAGGGGGAAGCTGTTCTGGAATTAAGAGAACTTTCCTGTCCCCCTCTTTTAAAGGAAATCAATTTAAAAGTGCACAGAGGAGAAATTGTGGGCCTTTTTGGCCTGGTTGGTTCGGGGAGAACCGAGTTAGCCAAAACTATTTTTGGTATTTATCCGCACTACCAGGGGAACATCGTGGTCAACGGGAAAGTCCTTCATTTGACGTCTTGTCGGAAAGCAATCATTCACGGAATTAGTTATGTCCCAGAGGATCGAAAAGAGGAGGGTTTGTGTCTGGATCTTTCCTTAAGAGAAAACTCGGTTTTGCCTGTTATTGATAAGTTTAAAAAAATCCTATTTATCGACGATCGGGTTGTGGATAATGTTGTTCAACGTCTGGTGGACGTATTGCGTATCAAAACCCCCTCTTTGAAGCAACGGGTTAAATTTTTAAGTGGTGGGAATCAGCAGAAGGTGGTTCTGGCGAAGTGGTTGGCAACTGAACCTCAACTTATCATTTTTGACGAACCAACTCGGGGAATCGATGTGGGTGCTAAGGCTGAGATTTATCAAATTATGCGGGAATTAGCAGATCGGGGAAATGGAATTTTGATGATTTCTTCAGAGCTTCCCGAGGTTATTGGTTTAAGTGACCGGATTTATGTTATGCACCAGGGGAAGATTGTTCAAGAATTTACTTCCGTGGAACAGTTGACTGAAGAAGAGATTATGGTTCATGCGGCTGGGCTTTCAAAAGCTTGAACGAAGGTGATAACTATGCAAATTTCTCTTGTGCAACGATATCGAAATGTAATCGCCATTTATGGGCTTTTGATTGGATTTATTATTCTTTCTTCCTTTCTTTCTCCCCAATTTCGGACTTCTTACAATATTTTCAACCTTTTTCGTCAGGCGGTGGCGTATGGTCTTTTGAGTATAGGGCAGACCATAGCTATTTTGTCGGCTGGAATTGACCTTTCGGTTGGTTCTCTGGTAAGCCTTGCTGCCTGTCTCACTTCGGGCATCATGATTGGGAATCCCCATCTGGTGGTTCCTATCGTTCTTTTTATTCTGGCTCTGGGCATTGGAGTAGGAGTTGCGAACGGACTTTTAATTACTCAACTCCGTGTCCCTCCTTTCATTTCTACCCTGGCCATGTCGGCTTTCCTTCAGGGCTTGGTTCTTCTTTATACCAAAAAACCGGTAGGGGGGGTAACCAGGGGTTTCATGTTTTTTGCTAATGGTCAGATTGGAATGGTTCCTTTCGCGCTCATTTTCTGGATTTTGGTCATCGTTACATTTTTGTTTCTCTTGCAAAAAACTTCTCTGGGACTCCATATTTATGCAGTGGGGGGGAACAGAGAGGTAGCGCGCCTCAGCGGTGTCAACCTCTTCAAGACTATTATGATGGTTTATATTCTTAGCGGTGGTATGGCGGCTTTGACTGGACTTTTTATTGCCAGTCGTCTGGGAATAGGAGATCCACTTATTGGTCAGGGCATGGAACTTGAATCGATTACTGCTGTGCTCATGGGGGGTACAACTTTTGCTGGGGGCAAGGGGGGTATTATTGGTACCATTGCCGGGGTGCTCATCATCTCTCTCATCAATAATATCTTGAACTTGATGAATGTGCAGGGCTTCTGGCAGTGGATTATCAAAGGGGTTATTGTTATCGTGGTCGTTGCGTTTTACAGGGAAAAAGAATAACTTCCTGTTCTGAGCAATATCTATTGCGCAGGTTGATGAGAATAATCGTTGACAGGGAAGGAAAAATGTGGTTTAATTTTTCCTGATTTCTGGTAAATACAATAATACCTTATAACGTGTTGCCTTAGGGCGTAAGGGGGCGTGAGTGTGGCAGAAAGGCAATTGAACCGTAGAGTTCCCATTCCTCTTTATTATCAGTTGAAGGAGATGATTAAGGAACAAATTGAAGATGGTTCTTTTCAGGCTGGGGATTTACTTCCTTCGGAAAGAGAACTTTCCGAGCGATATGGAATCAGTAGACCCACTGTAAGGCAGGCCATTAAGGACCTGGTGTATGAAGGCTTTTTGGTTCGAGAAAAGGGAAGAGGAACTTACGTTTCTAAACCCAAGATTAATTATGGATTTATTCAGCGGTTTGTCACCTTTTATGATGATATGGCACAGCATGGTTTAACGGTTAAAACCAAAGTTTTACGTCGGGAAATCCGTGAAGCTGGAAAAAAAATTGCTCGTTTTTTAAACCTTGACCCTCAGGATCAGATTATTTTTCTGGAGCGGCTTCGTTTTGTGGAAGATGAACCCGTGGTGAGGGTACAAAACCATATTCCCTATCGTCTCTGTCCTGAGCTTTTGAAGGAAGATCTGTCCGATCGTTCCCTCTATCACTTGCTTTCTGAAAAGTACGGATTAAAACCACACAGAGCAGAGATAGCACTCGAAGCTATGGTTGCCGATGAGGTTGATGCTTCCTTTTTGGGGATAAAGGTTGGAGCTCCTATCTTACTTATGGAGAACATCACTTTCACGGAAGGGGGTATACCAATGGACTTCTTCCAGTCTCGCTTTCGAGGAGACAAGGGAAGGGTGAAAGTGGAGGTGATGGGGGGGCTGTAAAGGAATCTCATTTTTGGGATGGTGATTTTTGTGAAATTTCAGAAAGGAGATGAAGGACGTGAAAAAAGGCATGGCGTTGGTGGGGATTGTTGTTTTAGTAGTGCTAGTTTTAAGTGTAGTTTTTACCAGTGCACAGGAGAAGATGCCCCAAGTTGTTATTGGATGGACGCCTCCAGATATCACCGGAGTTTTTAAAACTGCTACCGATTTCTTCGAAAAGGCGGCGGAAGAGGCTCGCAGTAATGGGATTCCAGTGAGTATCGTAACCAGAGCTCCAGCTTCGCATACTGCCTTTGCAGATCAAATTTCCATCATTGAAGATTTTATTCAGCGTAGAGTAAACGTTATCGCTATTTCTCCTATCGAAGTAGAAGTAGTGAAACCAGCTTTGCGGAAAGCTAAAGAAGCAGGTATACCGGTAATTGTAGTCAACCTGCTTGAACCGATTGAGGGTCTGGATATCGATTGCTATATTGGTTTCGACAACACTGTGGCGGGAACAGTTTCTGCTTACGCGGTCGTTGACTACTTTGGAGGTCCTGGTATCCTGGGCGAGGGAGAAAAGGTTGACGTTCCGGTGGATGCTTTCCTGGATCTCAGGTTCTGGCAGGATTTATACACTCCCGAAACGATTGAAAGGCTTAAGGACAAAATTAAAGTCACCGGAGCAATCATAGAAGGCATCGCGGGTGGGTTCTTTTCGACAGCCAGGCTGCGTGGTTTCCATTCGGTCATTGACCAGTTCCCGGGAGTTAAAATTGTGACCACTCTTCCTGCAGACTGGAACCGGGAAAAGGCTATTAAAGTAAGCGAGGATATTTTGTCTGCCAATCCTCAGGGTAGCCTTGATTTTATTTGGGCAGCTTCGAACGAAATGGGTCTGGGGGCAATGTTAACCTGTGAACGACTGGGCAGGAAAGAAATTAAAGTTTTTACGAACGATGGAACTCCTGAATCGGTTGAAAGAATTCGTGAAGGAAGATTGATTGCTGAGACCTGGCATGGATTTCCTGAGTGGGGTTGGTATGGAACACGTTATGCGGTGATGCTTGCTTTAGGACTCAAGGATATGGTTCCACAATTTGTGGATATTAGACCACGAATTGAGTGGCAGGGTAATGCGGATATGTTTTATCCTAATCCGGTGCTTGAGCCTACTGACTGGGAGATGATCAAAAAAGCATACACTGAAAAAGGAAAGTAGTCTTGAAGGGGGCAGGCTGAAGCCTGCCCTTCTTGTATGGGGGTTTTTAAAATGGACCTGAGATTGAGAGATAAAGTGGTGATCGTTACCGGAGCTTCTTTGGGAATTGGGGCGGAAACCGCTTTTCTTTTTGCTCAAGAAGGTGCTTTTGTGGTTTTGCTTGACCTCGACGAAGAGAATGGAAAAAGTGTTTTGGAAAGAATCGTTTCTTCGGGTGGTTCTGCAATGTTTTTGAAAGTTGACGTTTCTTCAGAAACAGAAGTG from the Atribacterota bacterium genome contains:
- a CDS encoding sugar ABC transporter ATP-binding protein, with the translated sequence MDQEILRIENVTKNFPGVVALDKVSFSVKKGEVHALVGENGAGKSTLMKILAGALQPDEGRIHLKGKQVVIQNTQQARDLGISIIYQEFNLLPDLSVVQNIFLGREKFGKGPFLNYQAMVQEAQTLLAQLGAEISPYALVRELGVAQQQQVEIAKALSVNADVVIMDEPTASLGEHEVGKLFQIIASLKGRGVTVIYISHRLEEIFKIADSVTVLKDGKCMGTYPVQELDEMKLVKLMVGRSFSETFPPRGREKGEAVLELRELSCPPLLKEINLKVHRGEIVGLFGLVGSGRTELAKTIFGIYPHYQGNIVVNGKVLHLTSCRKAIIHGISYVPEDRKEEGLCLDLSLRENSVLPVIDKFKKILFIDDRVVDNVVQRLVDVLRIKTPSLKQRVKFLSGGNQQKVVLAKWLATEPQLIIFDEPTRGIDVGAKAEIYQIMRELADRGNGILMISSELPEVIGLSDRIYVMHQGKIVQEFTSVEQLTEEEIMVHAAGLSKA
- a CDS encoding ABC transporter permease, with protein sequence MQISLVQRYRNVIAIYGLLIGFIILSSFLSPQFRTSYNIFNLFRQAVAYGLLSIGQTIAILSAGIDLSVGSLVSLAACLTSGIMIGNPHLVVPIVLFILALGIGVGVANGLLITQLRVPPFISTLAMSAFLQGLVLLYTKKPVGGVTRGFMFFANGQIGMVPFALIFWILVIVTFLFLLQKTSLGLHIYAVGGNREVARLSGVNLFKTIMMVYILSGGMAALTGLFIASRLGIGDPLIGQGMELESITAVLMGGTTFAGGKGGIIGTIAGVLIISLINNILNLMNVQGFWQWIIKGVIVIVVVAFYREKE
- a CDS encoding GntR family transcriptional regulator, which codes for MAERQLNRRVPIPLYYQLKEMIKEQIEDGSFQAGDLLPSERELSERYGISRPTVRQAIKDLVYEGFLVREKGRGTYVSKPKINYGFIQRFVTFYDDMAQHGLTVKTKVLRREIREAGKKIARFLNLDPQDQIIFLERLRFVEDEPVVRVQNHIPYRLCPELLKEDLSDRSLYHLLSEKYGLKPHRAEIALEAMVADEVDASFLGIKVGAPILLMENITFTEGGIPMDFFQSRFRGDKGRVKVEVMGGL
- a CDS encoding sugar ABC transporter substrate-binding protein, with protein sequence MALVGIVVLVVLVLSVVFTSAQEKMPQVVIGWTPPDITGVFKTATDFFEKAAEEARSNGIPVSIVTRAPASHTAFADQISIIEDFIQRRVNVIAISPIEVEVVKPALRKAKEAGIPVIVVNLLEPIEGLDIDCYIGFDNTVAGTVSAYAVVDYFGGPGILGEGEKVDVPVDAFLDLRFWQDLYTPETIERLKDKIKVTGAIIEGIAGGFFSTARLRGFHSVIDQFPGVKIVTTLPADWNREKAIKVSEDILSANPQGSLDFIWAASNEMGLGAMLTCERLGRKEIKVFTNDGTPESVERIREGRLIAETWHGFPEWGWYGTRYAVMLALGLKDMVPQFVDIRPRIEWQGNADMFYPNPVLEPTDWEMIKKAYTEKGK